Proteins encoded by one window of Mycolicibacterium sp. ND9-15:
- a CDS encoding enoyl-CoA hydratase/isomerase family protein, translated as MTEYETLTFEQTGAIARITLNRPDAANGMNGTMTRELATAAKRCDTNATKVVVLTGSGRFFCAGGDLKSFASAPDRGSHIKGVADDLHRAISTFARMNAVLITAVNGTAAGAGFSIAVTGDLVLAAESASFTMAYTRVGLSPDGSASYYLPRLIGITKTKELMLTNRTLSAQEASQWGLVTEVVPDAELADRAAKLADQMAATAAGSNGGVKQLLLGTFANGLEEQMELEGRLIAARAVSSDGHEGVDAFLAKRKPKFS; from the coding sequence GTGACCGAATACGAAACGCTGACCTTCGAGCAGACCGGCGCCATCGCCCGCATCACGCTGAACCGGCCCGACGCGGCAAACGGCATGAACGGCACCATGACTCGTGAGCTGGCCACCGCCGCCAAGCGGTGCGACACCAACGCGACCAAGGTCGTCGTGCTCACCGGGTCGGGCCGGTTCTTCTGCGCGGGTGGCGATTTGAAGTCGTTCGCGTCCGCGCCGGACCGGGGTTCGCATATCAAGGGCGTCGCCGACGATCTTCATCGCGCGATATCGACCTTCGCGCGGATGAACGCGGTGCTGATCACCGCCGTGAACGGGACCGCCGCGGGCGCGGGCTTCTCGATCGCGGTGACCGGCGATCTGGTGCTGGCCGCCGAGTCCGCGTCGTTCACGATGGCCTACACCCGGGTGGGGCTGAGCCCCGACGGCAGCGCGTCGTACTACCTGCCGCGACTGATCGGCATCACCAAGACCAAGGAGCTCATGCTCACCAACCGCACCCTCTCGGCGCAGGAGGCATCGCAGTGGGGCCTGGTGACCGAGGTGGTACCCGACGCCGAGCTGGCCGACCGGGCCGCGAAGCTGGCCGATCAGATGGCCGCGACAGCGGCGGGCTCCAACGGCGGTGTCAAGCAACTGCTGCTCGGGACGTTCGCCAACGGTCTCGAGGAGCAGATGGAGCTCGAGGGACGGCTCATCGCCGCACGCGCGGTGTCCAGCGACGGCCATGAGGGCGTCGACGCCTTCCTGGCCAAGCGGAAGCCGAAATTCTCCTAG
- the panB gene encoding 3-methyl-2-oxobutanoate hydroxymethyltransferase — protein MSEQTVYGAAEPRVKIRTLHLQKWKAEGHKWAMLTAYDYSTARIFDDAGIPVLLVGDSAANVVYGYDTTVPVSIDELIPLVRGVVRGAPHALVVADLPFGSYEAGPEQALTTATRFLKETGAHAVKLEGGERVVDQIATLSAAGIPVMAHIGFTPQSVNGLGGFRVQGRGDAAEQTVHDAIAVQEAGAFSVVMEMVPAELATQITGKLTIPTIGIGAGPNCDAQVLVWQDMAGLTNGKIAKFVKRFGDVGGELRRAAEQYASEVAGGLFPADEHSF, from the coding sequence ATGTCTGAGCAGACCGTCTACGGCGCTGCCGAGCCACGCGTGAAAATACGCACCCTGCATCTGCAGAAGTGGAAAGCCGAAGGCCACAAATGGGCCATGCTCACCGCCTACGACTACTCGACCGCCCGCATCTTCGACGACGCCGGCATCCCGGTCCTGCTGGTCGGTGACTCGGCCGCCAACGTGGTCTACGGCTACGACACCACCGTGCCCGTGAGCATCGATGAGCTGATCCCGTTGGTGCGTGGCGTGGTGCGCGGCGCCCCGCACGCGCTGGTCGTGGCCGATCTGCCGTTCGGCAGCTACGAGGCAGGCCCTGAGCAGGCGCTCACTACGGCCACGCGGTTTCTGAAGGAGACCGGCGCGCACGCGGTCAAACTCGAGGGCGGCGAGCGTGTGGTCGACCAGATCGCGACGTTGAGCGCGGCGGGCATCCCGGTCATGGCGCACATCGGGTTCACGCCCCAAAGCGTCAACGGGCTGGGCGGCTTCCGGGTTCAGGGCCGCGGCGACGCCGCCGAGCAAACCGTCCACGACGCCATCGCCGTGCAGGAAGCAGGCGCGTTCTCTGTCGTCATGGAGATGGTGCCCGCCGAACTGGCCACCCAGATCACCGGCAAGCTGACCATTCCGACCATCGGGATCGGCGCGGGCCCGAACTGCGACGCTCAAGTGTTGGTATGGCAGGACATGGCGGGCCTGACCAACGGCAAGATCGCGAAGTTCGTGAAGCGCTTCGGTGATGTCGGCGGCGAATTACGCCGCGCCGCAGAGCAATACGCCTCCGAGGTGGCCGGCGGGCTGTTCCCCGCCGACGAGCACTCGTTCTAG